One part of the Brevundimonas subvibrioides ATCC 15264 genome encodes these proteins:
- a CDS encoding rhamnogalacturonan acetylesterase, whose protein sequence is MAGLMVATAATAQQRFDFNSAVDRPGWRTVAPDTAYTNAIGYGFEHDGGEGALFSVAVPEGDYRVTVWPASSAPVTVWAETRRLMRQVTDAPARFTVNVRQPGLDPVPVNAPGGAAVRLNAREDGSRSWDDRLTLGFDGPVARIEIEPVTATRLILMGDSTVADQAGGDYASWGQMLPRFLDDGVSVANHAESGETLKSFLTGLRLDKALSQVRPGDVVLIQFGHNDSKVQWPQTYAEAGTTFRAYLRVYIDEVRRRGGQPVLVTSPHRRTFGADGRITNSHGDYPAAVRAVAAEQDVAVIDLTAISGRLYEALGPELSTRAFADQGRDPTHHSRYGADLLAWAVADGLREILADEAYVRPGIDRLDPDRPPRPDTTEPGSPDRAVERPRGS, encoded by the coding sequence ATGGCCGGCTTGATGGTGGCAACGGCGGCGACGGCCCAGCAACGGTTCGACTTCAACTCCGCGGTCGATCGGCCCGGCTGGCGGACGGTTGCGCCCGATACGGCTTACACCAACGCGATCGGCTATGGGTTCGAGCATGATGGCGGCGAAGGGGCCTTGTTCTCCGTCGCCGTACCCGAGGGTGACTATCGGGTCACCGTCTGGCCGGCGTCATCGGCGCCGGTGACGGTCTGGGCCGAGACACGCCGGCTGATGCGCCAGGTCACGGACGCGCCCGCCCGGTTCACCGTCAATGTCCGGCAGCCGGGTCTGGATCCCGTTCCCGTCAATGCCCCGGGCGGAGCGGCGGTGCGCCTCAATGCGCGGGAAGACGGATCGCGGTCCTGGGACGACCGATTGACCCTCGGCTTCGATGGCCCCGTGGCCCGGATCGAGATCGAGCCCGTCACGGCGACGCGCCTGATCCTGATGGGCGACTCGACCGTGGCCGACCAGGCGGGCGGCGACTACGCCAGCTGGGGCCAGATGCTGCCCCGTTTTCTCGACGACGGTGTGTCCGTCGCGAACCACGCAGAGTCCGGCGAGACGCTGAAGTCCTTCCTGACCGGGTTGCGTCTGGACAAGGCGTTGAGCCAGGTCCGGCCCGGCGATGTCGTCCTGATCCAGTTCGGACACAACGACTCGAAGGTGCAGTGGCCACAGACCTATGCCGAGGCGGGCACGACATTTCGCGCCTATCTTCGTGTCTACATAGACGAGGTCCGGCGGCGCGGCGGACAGCCGGTGCTCGTGACATCTCCGCATCGGCGTACCTTCGGCGCGGACGGCCGGATCACGAACAGCCATGGCGACTATCCGGCGGCCGTTCGCGCGGTGGCAGCGGAGCAGGATGTGGCGGTGATCGACCTGACCGCGATCAGCGGCCGGTTGTACGAGGCCCTGGGGCCAGAATTGTCCACGCGTGCTTTCGCCGATCAGGGACGGGATCCCACCCATCACAGCCGCTACGGGGCCGATCTGCTGGCATGGGCCGTCGCCGACGGGCTGCGCGAGATCCTGGCGGATGAGGCCTACGTGCGCCCCGGGATCGACCGGCTGGACCCGGACCGTCCTCCACGGCCTGACACCACGGAGCCAGGGTCCCCTGATCGCGCTGTTGAACGACCGAGGGGATCGTGA
- a CDS encoding glycoside hydrolase, giving the protein MLAAILAALIAQSAPSDGALFRDPVHDGAADAAIVREAGTGTWLMFYTNRRADLPVAEGDVSWVHGTRIGIAESGDGGATWTYRGTADLPVDAPTHWAPEIVSDNGLNHLFLSVVPGVFRDWNAPRAIVHLTSPDLRVWTYHSRLDLGSDRVIDAGVLPLPGGGWRMWYKDERDGSRIHHADSPDLYTWTPRGVALDGPPGEGPKPFAWRGRYWMVVDHWNGLGVYRSEDAEHWQAQPGRLLAEPGHRPTDRAKGQHADVVVVGDRAYLVYFTQQDGAPETALDPTWRRRSVIHAAALTETDGLLSVDRDQPVTLDLGSPR; this is encoded by the coding sequence ATGCTGGCCGCGATACTGGCGGCTCTGATCGCCCAGTCCGCCCCGTCCGACGGGGCCCTGTTCCGCGACCCGGTGCATGACGGTGCCGCTGACGCGGCCATCGTGCGCGAGGCCGGCACCGGGACATGGCTGATGTTCTACACGAACCGGAGAGCCGACCTGCCGGTGGCGGAGGGCGACGTCTCGTGGGTTCACGGGACGCGCATCGGGATCGCGGAGTCCGGCGACGGGGGGGCGACATGGACCTATCGCGGCACCGCCGACCTTCCCGTTGACGCTCCCACGCACTGGGCTCCGGAGATCGTATCGGACAACGGCCTCAACCACCTGTTCCTCAGCGTGGTGCCCGGCGTCTTCAGGGACTGGAACGCGCCCCGGGCGATCGTTCATCTGACCAGCCCCGACCTCCGGGTCTGGACCTATCATTCCCGGCTCGACCTGGGCTCGGACCGGGTGATCGACGCCGGGGTCCTGCCCCTCCCCGGCGGCGGATGGCGCATGTGGTACAAGGACGAACGCGACGGCAGCCGCATCCACCATGCCGACAGTCCCGACCTCTACACCTGGACGCCGCGCGGCGTCGCCCTCGACGGACCGCCCGGCGAAGGGCCGAAGCCTTTCGCGTGGCGTGGTCGCTACTGGATGGTCGTCGATCACTGGAACGGCCTCGGTGTGTACCGGTCCGAGGATGCCGAACACTGGCAGGCCCAGCCGGGACGCCTGCTGGCCGAACCGGGCCATAGACCCACCGACCGCGCGAAGGGGCAGCACGCCGATGTCGTCGTGGTCGGCGACCGCGCCTACCTCGTCTACTTCACGCAGCAGGACGGGGCACCGGAAACGGCCCTGGATCCGACCTGGCGTCGCCGCTCCGTGATCCATGCGGCGGCCCTGACCGAGACCGACGGCCTCCTGTCGGTCGATCGCGACCAGCCTGTCACCCTTGATCTCGGGAGTCCTCGATGA
- a CDS encoding glycoside hydrolase family 43 protein, giving the protein MNARLFAIVAATGTLLAMPAASQQAAPVPDPLTYPYVLTSFSNGNATTMSVYVSEDAATFRPLALTAFVPPTGLIRDPSIIRRADGWYHVVYTTDWNNDEIGFARSRDLIHWDHVRNLKVPLAGVTNTWAPEWFVDEDGSTHVIYALSRNGPDGQFQPHIITASNDDLTEWGAPRPMVGLGPNYIDTFVIREGGLYQAFIKQETTKFIERATAPTLDGPWTIVNTGDWAGWGAFTEGQALVRRPDGGWRIYFDEYIQKRYWHSDSDDLVHWTPRVELAGLSGIARHFTVLRQPRPEAP; this is encoded by the coding sequence ATGAACGCTCGCCTGTTCGCCATCGTCGCCGCAACCGGCACCCTTCTGGCCATGCCCGCCGCCAGCCAGCAGGCGGCCCCCGTGCCCGATCCCCTGACCTATCCCTATGTGCTCACATCGTTCAGCAACGGCAATGCGACGACCATGAGCGTCTATGTCTCGGAGGATGCCGCGACGTTTCGGCCCCTGGCCCTGACCGCCTTCGTGCCGCCTACGGGCCTCATCCGCGATCCCAGCATCATCCGCCGCGCCGACGGCTGGTACCATGTCGTCTACACCACCGACTGGAACAACGACGAGATCGGCTTTGCCAGAAGTCGCGACCTGATCCACTGGGACCATGTCCGTAACCTGAAGGTCCCGCTGGCGGGCGTCACGAACACCTGGGCTCCGGAGTGGTTCGTCGACGAGGACGGCTCGACCCACGTCATCTATGCGTTGTCCCGGAACGGTCCCGACGGCCAGTTCCAGCCGCACATCATCACGGCCTCGAACGACGATCTGACGGAGTGGGGCGCGCCCCGGCCGATGGTGGGGCTGGGCCCCAACTACATCGACACCTTCGTGATCCGGGAGGGCGGCCTGTATCAGGCCTTCATCAAGCAGGAGACGACCAAGTTCATCGAGCGCGCCACCGCCCCCACGCTCGACGGGCCGTGGACGATCGTGAATACCGGAGACTGGGCCGGCTGGGGTGCCTTCACCGAAGGCCAGGCCCTGGTCCGACGCCCGGACGGCGGATGGCGCATCTATTTCGACGAGTACATCCAGAAGCGCTACTGGCACAGCGACAGCGACGACCTGGTTCACTGGACGCCGCGCGTCGAACTGGCGGGGCTCTCGGGCATCGCGCGGCACTTCACCGTCCTTCGGCAGCCCCGGCCGGAAGCCCCGTGA
- a CDS encoding DUF6250 domain-containing protein: MPAVMVPTGGPSPDNPIHSDDFRSGLGQWAVELERGGRVTARDGVLDIDVPGGATVWFRPVLQGPVVIEYDAVAVDEGGANDRVSDLNAFWMATDPRAPGGVPYPRSGAFADYDTLRTYYVGQGGNGNTTTRMRRYVGEPSNRPLLPDHDRTDADDLLVANARQSIRLVAAGDLIQYWRDDRLVFEMVDPDPYQRGWFALRTTASHLRITNFRVRTLPPVRPPA; this comes from the coding sequence TTGCCCGCCGTCATGGTGCCGACCGGCGGGCCGTCGCCTGACAACCCGATCCACAGCGACGACTTCCGGTCCGGTCTCGGACAATGGGCGGTCGAGCTGGAGCGCGGCGGCCGCGTGACGGCCCGTGACGGCGTGCTCGACATCGACGTGCCGGGAGGCGCGACGGTCTGGTTCCGCCCCGTCCTTCAGGGACCCGTCGTCATCGAATACGATGCCGTTGCGGTCGATGAGGGCGGTGCCAACGATCGCGTCAGCGACCTGAACGCCTTCTGGATGGCGACGGACCCGCGCGCTCCGGGCGGAGTGCCCTACCCTCGCAGCGGCGCGTTCGCCGACTACGACACCTTGCGGACCTACTATGTCGGTCAGGGGGGCAACGGAAACACCACGACGCGGATGCGGCGCTATGTGGGAGAGCCCTCCAACCGGCCTCTGTTGCCCGACCACGACAGGACAGACGCGGACGATCTGCTGGTGGCGAACGCGAGACAGTCGATCCGGCTGGTCGCGGCGGGGGATCTGATCCAGTACTGGCGCGACGACCGCCTGGTGTTCGAGATGGTCGATCCGGATCCCTATCAGCGCGGCTGGTTCGCCCTCCGAACCACCGCCAGCCATCTTCGGATCACCAATTTCCGGGTTCGCACGCTGCCGCCGGTCCGGCCTCCCGCGTGA
- a CDS encoding rhamnogalacturonidase, whose amino-acid sequence MAERVFDVRDFGARGDGLTLDTPAINAAIDAAAAAGGGRVVLAPGRYLSFSIQLRSRITLELSEGAILEAADPARHDGQYDAPEPNPHDAYQDFGHSHWHNSLIWGEDIEDVVLLGPGLIHGLGLTREGPGAPWSRDHIGDRPLSMGPATPLSPAVFEAEQAAMVGLGNKAVAIRNGRNIVIRDLTVLKGGHFAFLLTGVDGLLMDGLRIDTDRDGIDLDCVREARLSNLRVNTPNDDAIVLKTSFALGERRSTERVQIMGCRVSGYDMGTLLDGTFGRTQNLSPDLDRVTGRIKLGTESNGDFRDIEIADCQFERSRGLAIETVDGGVIEDIVVRDIVMREVTTAPIFLRLGDRRRGPEGTTAGALQRVSIRNLVATGIDPRFAATLAGLPDHPIEDVRLSDIHLTYGGGGTADDAGRTVPELPHAYPEPSMFGVSPAHGLYARHVRGLTLENVVFATETPDARPDVVLDDVV is encoded by the coding sequence ATGGCGGAGCGCGTCTTCGACGTTCGAGACTTCGGTGCCCGCGGCGACGGTCTGACGCTGGACACTCCCGCCATCAATGCAGCGATCGACGCGGCCGCTGCCGCGGGAGGGGGCCGCGTCGTCCTCGCCCCGGGCCGGTATCTCAGCTTTTCGATCCAGCTTCGAAGCCGCATCACGCTCGAGCTCAGCGAAGGCGCGATCCTGGAAGCCGCCGACCCCGCACGGCACGACGGCCAGTACGACGCACCGGAGCCCAACCCGCACGACGCATACCAGGACTTCGGCCACAGCCACTGGCACAACAGCCTGATCTGGGGCGAGGACATCGAGGACGTCGTCCTGCTGGGCCCGGGCCTGATCCACGGCCTGGGGCTGACGCGCGAAGGCCCCGGGGCCCCTTGGTCGCGCGACCACATCGGCGACCGGCCTTTGAGCATGGGGCCCGCCACGCCCCTTTCGCCCGCCGTGTTCGAGGCGGAACAGGCGGCCATGGTCGGGCTGGGCAACAAGGCCGTGGCCATCAGGAACGGCCGCAACATCGTCATCCGGGACCTGACGGTTCTGAAGGGGGGCCATTTCGCCTTCCTCCTCACCGGGGTCGACGGTCTGCTGATGGACGGCCTGCGGATCGACACGGACCGGGACGGCATCGACCTGGACTGCGTGCGGGAGGCGCGGCTGTCGAACCTGCGGGTGAATACGCCCAACGACGACGCCATCGTTCTGAAGACGTCCTTTGCCCTGGGTGAGCGGCGATCGACCGAGCGGGTTCAGATCATGGGCTGTCGCGTCTCGGGCTACGACATGGGCACCCTGCTGGACGGGACGTTCGGGCGGACCCAGAACCTGTCGCCGGACCTCGATCGCGTCACCGGCCGGATCAAGCTGGGCACGGAGTCGAACGGCGATTTCCGGGACATCGAGATCGCGGACTGCCAGTTCGAACGCTCGCGCGGCCTGGCGATCGAGACTGTGGATGGCGGCGTGATCGAGGACATCGTCGTGCGCGACATCGTCATGCGCGAGGTCACCACGGCCCCGATCTTCCTGCGCCTCGGCGACCGCCGCAGGGGGCCCGAAGGCACGACCGCCGGGGCCCTGCAGCGCGTGTCGATCCGCAACCTGGTCGCGACCGGCATAGACCCCCGCTTTGCGGCGACACTGGCCGGCCTGCCGGATCATCCGATCGAGGATGTGCGGTTGAGCGACATCCACCTGACCTATGGCGGCGGTGGAACGGCGGACGACGCCGGTCGCACGGTCCCCGAACTGCCTCACGCCTATCCCGAGCCCAGCATGTTCGGGGTCAGCCCGGCCCATGGCCTGTACGCGCGCCACGTCCGAGGGCTCACGCTGGAGAACGTCGTCTTCGCGACGGAAACGCCGGACGCCCGCCCCGACGTCGTACTGGATGATGTTGTCTAG
- the rhaM gene encoding L-rhamnose mutarotase, protein MSPPATETIAFRMNMNPGQAEEYRRRHDDIWPALSEALIAAGVIDYRIFLDPQSDHLFAVMTRRVDHTLADLPGTDVMQRWWAMMADIMQAGPDNVPVQVDLDPVFHLRAPGL, encoded by the coding sequence ATGAGCCCGCCCGCCACCGAGACGATCGCCTTCCGGATGAACATGAACCCGGGGCAGGCCGAGGAATACCGCCGTCGCCACGACGACATCTGGCCCGCGCTGTCGGAGGCGCTGATCGCGGCCGGCGTGATCGACTACAGGATCTTTCTGGATCCGCAGAGCGATCACCTGTTCGCGGTCATGACGCGACGGGTCGATCACACCCTGGCCGATCTGCCCGGCACGGACGTCATGCAGCGCTGGTGGGCGATGATGGCCGACATCATGCAGGCCGGCCCCGACAATGTGCCGGTCCAGGTCGACCTGGATCCCGTGTTCCATCTTCGGGCCCCGGGCCTCTAG
- a CDS encoding SDR family NAD(P)-dependent oxidoreductase, which translates to MLLEGKTVLITGASGGIGRAAALGCARHGADVAINYLQDQDGADSAVAEIEAMGRRAIAVKGDVSDPDQAPVFVRAAVEAFGKVDVFVSNAGICPFHSFLDMPRDVLERTLRVNLHGAYYMTQAAANQMVDQGHGGALIAVSSISALVGGGMQTHYTPTKAGVHSLMQSCAIALGPHGIRCNSVLPGTIETDINREDLADPAKREYMAGRIPLGRLGEPDDLAGPIVFLASDMARYVTGAALLVDGGAFVNLQ; encoded by the coding sequence ATGTTGCTGGAAGGCAAGACCGTTCTGATCACCGGAGCCTCCGGGGGCATCGGGCGCGCCGCGGCGCTGGGATGCGCCCGGCACGGGGCCGACGTCGCGATCAACTATCTGCAGGATCAGGATGGCGCCGATAGTGCGGTGGCCGAGATCGAGGCGATGGGTCGACGCGCCATCGCGGTGAAGGGCGACGTGTCGGATCCCGATCAGGCCCCCGTCTTCGTCCGGGCGGCCGTCGAGGCGTTCGGCAAGGTGGATGTCTTCGTCAGCAATGCCGGCATCTGTCCGTTCCACAGCTTTCTGGACATGCCGCGCGACGTGCTGGAGCGCACGCTGCGGGTCAATCTGCACGGCGCCTACTATATGACCCAGGCCGCCGCGAACCAGATGGTGGACCAGGGACACGGCGGTGCCCTGATCGCGGTCAGTTCGATCAGCGCCCTGGTCGGCGGCGGCATGCAGACGCACTACACCCCGACCAAGGCGGGGGTGCATTCGCTGATGCAGTCCTGTGCCATCGCCCTGGGCCCGCACGGGATTCGCTGCAACTCGGTCCTGCCCGGCACGATCGAAACCGACATCAACCGCGAGGATCTGGCCGATCCGGCGAAGCGCGAATACATGGCCGGGCGGATCCCGCTGGGGCGTCTGGGCGAACCGGATGACCTGGCAGGCCCCATCGTCTTCCTGGCCTCCGACATGGCGCGGTACGTCACAGGGGCCGCCTTGCTGGTCGATGGCGGGGCCTTCGTGAACCTGCAATGA
- a CDS encoding IclR family transcriptional regulator, with the protein MRISASTRTAATDGSEGGKSSSSQTLLRGLDVVEAVSDGTIGLADLATRLGLTRSTTHRLAAALVERQYLNFLPREGYVLGPKLLELGFKAQQQKDLPRVARPHLETLAADTEDTVHLGVLDKGRALYLDKIPGRRRIEISSRVGERQPIRSTGLGKAMILDETEAQWAEMFDQEEAISRSALDRETWLSRMREYARDGHAFDLEENEDRIRCVAAPIRDVAGRIVGAISLSSAAQYMDDHRMASLPQQVRATAEAISRELGWSEDAAAEFAARPRRSSRP; encoded by the coding sequence ATGAGAATATCGGCGTCAACACGAACAGCGGCCACAGATGGGTCCGAGGGCGGCAAATCGTCGAGCAGCCAGACCCTTCTTCGCGGGCTGGATGTCGTCGAAGCCGTTTCGGACGGCACGATCGGCCTGGCCGACCTGGCCACGCGCCTTGGTCTGACGCGCAGCACGACCCATCGGCTGGCAGCCGCGCTGGTCGAAAGGCAGTACCTGAACTTCCTGCCCCGGGAGGGGTACGTCCTGGGGCCCAAGCTTCTGGAACTGGGCTTCAAGGCGCAGCAGCAGAAGGATCTGCCCCGGGTCGCCCGACCGCACCTCGAAACGCTCGCAGCCGACACCGAGGATACGGTTCACCTGGGCGTCCTGGACAAGGGCCGCGCCCTCTATCTCGACAAGATCCCGGGGCGCCGACGCATCGAGATCAGCTCGCGGGTCGGCGAACGGCAGCCGATCCGTTCCACGGGCTTGGGGAAGGCCATGATCCTCGACGAGACGGAGGCGCAGTGGGCCGAGATGTTCGACCAGGAGGAGGCGATCAGCCGAAGCGCTCTGGACCGCGAGACCTGGCTGAGCCGGATGCGCGAGTACGCGCGGGACGGCCACGCCTTCGACCTCGAGGAAAACGAGGACCGCATCCGCTGCGTGGCCGCCCCCATCAGGGATGTGGCCGGCCGCATCGTCGGTGCCATCAGCCTGTCGAGCGCGGCGCAGTACATGGACGACCATCGGATGGCCTCGCTGCCGCAGCAGGTCCGGGCGACGGCCGAAGCCATCAGTCGCGAGCTGGGCTGGAGCGAGGATGCTGCCGCCGAGTTCGCGGCCAGGCCCAGACGATCCTCACGACCCTGA
- the rhmD gene encoding L-rhamnonate dehydratase: MGFPLIRQVRAFVVRGGGADYHDQGEGHWIDDHIATPMSRYPEYRQSRQSFGINVLGTLVVEIEAADGTVGFAVTTGGEPAAYIVEKHLARFLEGRAPNEIEKIWDQMYFSTQYYGRKGLVVNALSGVDLALWDLMGKLRGEPVYHMLGGAVRDELTFYATGGRPDLAKQLGFIGGKMPLHHGPAEGEEGLRKNIEELATMRERVGEDFWLMFDCWMSLDLNYATRLAHKAHEYGLKWIEEALSPDDYWGYRDLKANAPKGMLVTTGEHEATRWGFRMLLEMECCDIIQPDVGWCGGMTELIKISALADARGVMVIPHGSSVYSYHFVVTRHNSPFAEFLMMAPKADEVVPMFQPLLTGEPVPVNGRLKVPDTPGFGVALNPDIPLHRPYTH; the protein is encoded by the coding sequence ATGGGATTTCCCCTCATCCGCCAGGTGCGGGCCTTCGTCGTTCGCGGCGGCGGAGCCGACTATCACGACCAGGGCGAGGGCCACTGGATCGACGACCACATCGCCACGCCGATGTCGCGCTATCCCGAGTACCGCCAGAGCCGCCAGAGCTTCGGCATCAATGTGCTCGGCACGCTGGTCGTCGAGATCGAAGCGGCCGACGGCACGGTCGGCTTTGCGGTCACGACCGGCGGCGAGCCGGCGGCCTATATCGTCGAGAAACACCTGGCGCGCTTCCTCGAAGGCCGCGCGCCCAACGAGATCGAGAAGATCTGGGACCAGATGTATTTCTCGACACAGTACTATGGCCGCAAGGGACTGGTCGTGAATGCCCTGTCCGGGGTGGACCTCGCGCTCTGGGATCTGATGGGCAAGCTGCGGGGCGAGCCCGTCTATCACATGCTGGGGGGCGCGGTCCGCGACGAGCTGACCTTCTATGCCACCGGGGGGCGGCCGGACCTCGCCAAACAACTGGGCTTCATCGGCGGCAAGATGCCCCTTCACCACGGCCCGGCCGAGGGCGAGGAAGGCCTGCGCAAGAACATCGAGGAACTGGCCACGATGCGCGAGCGCGTGGGCGAGGATTTCTGGCTGATGTTCGACTGCTGGATGTCGCTGGACCTGAACTATGCGACCCGGCTGGCGCACAAGGCCCATGAGTATGGCCTCAAGTGGATCGAGGAGGCGCTGAGTCCCGACGACTACTGGGGCTATCGCGACCTGAAGGCCAATGCGCCCAAGGGGATGCTGGTCACGACCGGCGAGCACGAGGCCACGCGCTGGGGCTTCCGCATGCTGCTGGAGATGGAGTGCTGCGACATCATCCAGCCCGACGTCGGGTGGTGCGGGGGCATGACCGAACTGATCAAGATCTCGGCCCTCGCCGATGCGCGCGGCGTCATGGTCATTCCGCACGGATCGAGCGTCTACAGCTACCATTTCGTGGTCACGCGCCATAACAGCCCGTTCGCCGAGTTCCTGATGATGGCACCCAAGGCCGACGAGGTCGTGCCGATGTTCCAGCCTCTGCTGACCGGCGAGCCGGTTCCGGTGAACGGCAGGCTGAAGGTTCCGGACACGCCTGGCTTCGGCGTCGCGCTGAACCCCGACATTCCCCTGCACCGCCCCTACACTCACTGA
- a CDS encoding fumarylacetoacetate hydrolase family protein produces MKLLRYGPKGLEKPGLLDEAGVIRDLSGHVADITPDLLHGEGLERLKAIDPASLPVVEGSPRHGTPVAGSRKFIAIGLNFADHAAESNLPIPAEPVVFMKAISCLTGPNDEVVIPRGSLKTDWEVELGIVIGKPASYVEEADALDHVAGYVLINDVSERAFQTERGGTWDKGKGCDTFGPVGPWLVTADEVADVQTLDMWLDLNGKRMQTGNTRTMIFGVAEIVAYVSQFMTLEPGDLITTGTPPGVGLGQKPEPFYLKPGDVMRLGIQGLGEQQQTVVAWHANVSGDAA; encoded by the coding sequence ATGAAACTTCTGCGATACGGGCCCAAGGGTCTGGAAAAGCCGGGACTGCTGGACGAGGCGGGGGTGATCCGCGACCTGTCTGGTCATGTCGCCGACATTACCCCGGACCTGTTGCACGGAGAGGGCCTCGAGCGGCTGAAGGCCATCGACCCGGCGTCACTGCCGGTGGTGGAGGGTTCGCCGCGTCATGGCACGCCGGTCGCGGGCAGCCGCAAGTTCATCGCCATTGGGTTGAACTTCGCCGATCACGCCGCGGAGTCCAACCTGCCCATCCCGGCCGAGCCGGTCGTGTTCATGAAGGCGATCAGTTGCCTGACCGGACCGAACGACGAGGTCGTGATCCCGCGCGGTTCCCTCAAGACGGACTGGGAAGTCGAGCTCGGCATCGTCATCGGCAAGCCCGCCTCCTACGTCGAAGAGGCGGACGCGCTGGATCACGTCGCGGGCTATGTCTTGATCAACGACGTCTCCGAACGCGCCTTCCAGACCGAGCGCGGCGGCACCTGGGACAAGGGCAAGGGCTGCGATACCTTTGGCCCCGTCGGACCGTGGCTAGTGACGGCCGACGAGGTCGCCGATGTCCAGACCCTGGACATGTGGCTCGACCTGAACGGCAAGCGCATGCAGACCGGAAACACCCGCACCATGATCTTCGGCGTGGCCGAGATCGTGGCCTATGTCAGCCAGTTCATGACCCTGGAACCGGGCGATCTGATCACCACGGGCACACCCCCCGGCGTCGGCCTGGGGCAGAAGCCGGAACCCTTCTATCTTAAGCCGGGCGACGTCATGCGGCTGGGCATCCAGGGTTTGGGTGAACAGCAGCAGACGGTCGTGGCCTGGCACGCCAATGTATCGGGAGACGCCGCGTGA
- a CDS encoding SDR family NAD(P)-dependent oxidoreductase, producing the protein MSIYGNRFEGRCAIVTGGASGVGRETAARIVAEGGKVCLWDLDADTLADVARAIGASNFQAVDVSDHEAVTRAANASAEAMGRIDILVVGAGITGATGPVWEFPVDSWRRVMDINLNGAFYCCRAVVPHMLKNDYGRIVNVSSVAGKEGNPNASAYSASKAGLLGFTKSLGKELAQTGVRVNAITPATFKSPILDQLPQSQIDYMQSKIPMGRLGEMAEVASLICWLASEECSFSTAATFDISGGRTTY; encoded by the coding sequence GTGAGCATCTATGGCAACCGTTTCGAGGGCCGGTGCGCCATCGTCACCGGCGGCGCATCCGGCGTCGGTCGAGAGACCGCGGCACGCATCGTGGCCGAAGGCGGCAAGGTCTGCCTGTGGGATCTGGACGCCGACACGTTGGCGGACGTCGCCCGGGCCATCGGGGCCAGCAACTTCCAGGCTGTCGACGTATCGGACCACGAGGCCGTCACCCGCGCCGCCAATGCGAGCGCCGAGGCCATGGGCCGGATCGATATCCTGGTCGTCGGGGCCGGCATCACCGGGGCGACCGGGCCGGTCTGGGAGTTTCCGGTCGACAGCTGGCGCCGGGTCATGGACATCAACCTGAACGGGGCCTTCTACTGCTGCCGCGCTGTGGTGCCGCACATGCTGAAGAACGACTACGGCCGGATCGTCAACGTCTCGTCCGTGGCCGGCAAGGAGGGCAATCCCAACGCCTCGGCCTATTCGGCGTCCAAGGCCGGACTGTTGGGCTTCACCAAATCGCTCGGCAAGGAACTGGCGCAGACGGGGGTCCGCGTGAACGCCATTACCCCGGCCACGTTCAAGAGCCCGATCCTGGACCAGCTGCCACAGAGCCAGATCGACTATATGCAGTCCAAGATTCCGATGGGGCGCCTGGGCGAGATGGCAGAGGTGGCCTCACTGATCTGCTGGCTGGCCAGCGAGGAGTGCAGCTTCTCCACCGCCGCCACCTTCGACATCTCGGGCGGGCGCACGACCTACTAG